From Streptomyces sp. CMB-StM0423, a single genomic window includes:
- a CDS encoding MFS transporter, producing MTQSHPPAGAPADLRLAQPAGRWLLTAVVIGSGITFLDATVVNVALPTIGDELGASLGGLQWTVNGYTLTLAALILLGGALGDRYGRRRIFIFGTVWFAVASLLCALAPNVGILIGARTLQGIGGALLTPGSLALIQASFAPEDRARAIGVWSGLAGIASALGPLLGGWLVEAASWRWVFAINVPLAVVVVAVAARHVPESRDETATGRFDWTGAALGALGLAGVTYALIAAPEKGVSALLLAASSGVGVASLAAFVFVQRRSSHPMLPTGIFGSRQFTAANVVTFVVYAALGGVTFFLVLDLQIAAGYSPIAAGSALLPVTLIMLALSERSGRLSERIGPRIPMTVGPAICAGGLLLMLRIGGPGGNVSYVQDVLPGVVLFGFGLATTVAPLTATVLGAVEDRHSGIASGVNNAVARAAGLLAVAALPLAAGLSGNDYRNPGAFGDGFRIALFICAALLAGGAVLSWLTIRSPKEPAGPPEPPCHVHCTMAGPPLQSLVEDTAADDPEEPERP from the coding sequence ATGACGCAATCCCACCCGCCCGCAGGAGCACCCGCGGATCTACGGCTCGCCCAGCCGGCCGGGCGCTGGCTGCTGACTGCGGTGGTGATCGGCTCGGGCATCACCTTCCTCGACGCCACCGTCGTCAACGTCGCGCTGCCCACCATCGGCGACGAACTCGGCGCCTCCCTCGGCGGGCTGCAGTGGACCGTCAACGGCTACACCCTCACCCTCGCCGCGCTCATCCTCCTCGGCGGCGCCCTCGGCGACCGCTACGGCCGCCGCCGGATCTTCATCTTCGGCACCGTGTGGTTCGCGGTGGCCTCGCTGCTGTGCGCGCTGGCGCCGAACGTCGGCATCCTCATCGGCGCCCGCACCCTTCAGGGCATCGGCGGCGCGCTGCTGACCCCCGGCTCCCTCGCCCTCATCCAGGCGTCCTTCGCCCCCGAGGACCGGGCCCGCGCGATCGGCGTCTGGTCGGGGCTCGCCGGCATCGCGAGCGCCCTCGGCCCGCTGCTCGGCGGCTGGCTGGTGGAGGCGGCGAGCTGGCGGTGGGTGTTCGCCATCAACGTGCCGCTGGCCGTCGTCGTCGTGGCCGTCGCCGCCCGGCACGTACCCGAGAGCCGCGACGAGACGGCCACGGGACGCTTCGACTGGACCGGCGCCGCGCTCGGCGCGCTCGGCCTGGCGGGCGTGACGTACGCCCTGATCGCCGCGCCCGAGAAGGGCGTCTCGGCGCTGCTGCTGGCCGCGAGCAGCGGCGTGGGGGTGGCGAGCCTCGCGGCGTTCGTCTTCGTCCAGCGGCGCAGCAGCCACCCGATGCTGCCGACAGGGATCTTCGGCTCCCGCCAGTTCACCGCGGCGAACGTGGTCACGTTCGTCGTCTACGCCGCCCTCGGCGGGGTGACCTTCTTCCTCGTGCTGGACCTGCAGATCGCCGCCGGCTACTCGCCGATCGCCGCGGGCTCCGCGCTGCTGCCGGTGACGCTCATCATGCTGGCGCTCTCGGAGCGGTCGGGAAGGCTGTCGGAGCGCATCGGGCCGCGCATCCCGATGACGGTCGGCCCGGCGATCTGCGCCGGCGGGCTGCTGCTGATGCTGCGCATCGGCGGTCCCGGCGGCAACGTCTCGTACGTACAGGACGTGCTGCCCGGCGTGGTGCTCTTCGGCTTCGGCCTGGCGACGACGGTCGCCCCGCTCACCGCCACCGTCCTCGGCGCCGTGGAGGACCGGCACTCCGGCATCGCCTCCGGCGTCAACAACGCGGTGGCCCGCGCCGCGGGCCTGCTCGCCGTCGCCGCGCTGCCGCTGGCCGCCGGCCTCTCCGGCAACGACTACCGCAACCCCGGGGCCTTCGGCGACGGCTTCCGCATCGCCCTGTTCATCTGCGCCGCGCTGCTCGCCGGCGGGGCCGTGCTCTCCTGGCTGACGATCCGCTCGCCGAAGGAGCCGGCGGGGCCGCCGGAGCCGCCGTGCCACGTGCACTGCACGATGGCGGGCCCGCCGCTGCAGTCGCTGGTCGAGGACACGGCCGCCGACGACCCCGAGGAGCCGGAACGCCCCTAG
- a CDS encoding dihydrofolate reductase family protein translates to MRKIIASLFISLDGVVEAPDQWHMSYFDDEMGEAVGGLMSDTMLYGRKTYDGFAEAWPQREDTDDEDAGFAKILGDARKIVVSRGEVDLSWRNSEKLQGDLVSGVTALKQESGGDVSIGGSVSVIRELLAHGLLDELHLLVHPVAVRQGERLFDEGDTRIPLKLLDSKAFGSGVLHLVYGPADGPAD, encoded by the coding sequence GTGAGAAAGATCATTGCCAGCCTGTTCATCTCCCTCGACGGCGTCGTGGAGGCGCCCGACCAGTGGCACATGTCCTACTTCGACGACGAGATGGGCGAGGCGGTCGGCGGGCTGATGTCCGACACCATGCTCTACGGCCGCAAGACCTACGACGGCTTCGCGGAGGCGTGGCCGCAGCGGGAGGACACCGACGACGAGGACGCCGGGTTCGCGAAGATCCTCGGCGACGCCCGCAAGATCGTCGTCAGCCGCGGCGAGGTCGACCTCTCCTGGCGCAACTCCGAGAAGCTCCAGGGCGACCTGGTCAGCGGCGTGACCGCGCTCAAGCAGGAGTCCGGCGGGGACGTCTCCATCGGCGGCTCGGTCTCCGTGATCCGCGAGCTGCTCGCGCACGGCCTGCTGGACGAGCTGCACCTGCTGGTCCACCCCGTCGCGGTGCGCCAGGGCGAGCGGCTCTTCGACGAGGGCGACACCAGGATCCCGCTGAAGCTGCTCGACTCGAAGGCGTTCGGCTCCGGCGTGCTGCACCTGGTCTACGGGCCGGCGGACGGCCCGGCGGACTAG
- a CDS encoding helix-turn-helix domain-containing protein, with product MGLEIEGRASDSPYVSYVWRSRSEGIDRMTAVASACWDVVFWESPAGFQAAVAGPESRTSTVPVPEEAAFFGITFALGTSLTHLPAPLLVDGGVDIPDATRRSFWLKGSHWPVPGPDDAEAFADRLVRAGVLVRDPLVTDVMRGGTPDVSARTAQRRFQAATGFTHGAARQIERARHAAVLLRGGAAAEDVVHRLGYYDEPHLAHALSRFIGRTAGQLRDDPRPAQPLALLYKT from the coding sequence ATGGGGCTGGAGATCGAGGGGCGGGCGTCGGACTCGCCGTACGTGTCGTACGTCTGGCGCAGCCGCAGCGAGGGCATCGACCGGATGACGGCGGTCGCGTCGGCCTGCTGGGATGTGGTGTTCTGGGAGTCGCCCGCCGGGTTCCAGGCCGCGGTGGCCGGGCCCGAGTCGCGGACGAGCACGGTACCGGTGCCCGAGGAAGCGGCGTTCTTCGGCATCACCTTCGCCCTGGGCACCTCGCTGACGCATCTGCCGGCGCCGCTGCTCGTCGACGGCGGGGTGGACATACCCGACGCGACGCGCAGGTCGTTCTGGCTGAAGGGCTCCCACTGGCCGGTGCCGGGCCCCGACGACGCCGAGGCGTTCGCGGACCGGCTGGTGCGCGCCGGCGTGCTCGTCCGCGACCCGCTCGTCACCGACGTGATGCGCGGCGGCACGCCGGATGTCTCCGCGCGCACCGCGCAGCGGCGCTTCCAGGCCGCGACCGGGTTCACCCACGGCGCCGCCCGGCAGATAGAACGGGCGCGGCACGCCGCGGTCCTGCTCCGCGGGGGCGCGGCGGCCGAGGACGTCGTGCACCGCCTGGGCTATTACGACGAGCCGCATCTGGCCCACGCGCTCAGCCGCTTCATCGGCAGGACCGCGGGCCAGTTGCGGGACGATCCGCGGCCCGCGCAGCCGCTGGCGCTTCTGTACAAGACCTGA
- a CDS encoding discoidin domain-containing protein produces the protein MRKHRSRHRPTVAALATGLLLFGLPVLPAVAAAGSDAAAGRPAAASSAAPRHAAAEVTDGDQATYWQSRGTGPQWVQTDLGRQARVDEVGLRLPADAAVRKQTLAVQGSADGTTFHTLSAEDTRAFRPAADNTVNVRFPASLTRYVRVQFAGTTAERPARLAELTVHTAADGAADLAAGRPLKASSHTGDRTADRAGDGDRDSFWQSAKSKREQWLRTDLGATVGIDRAVLKLPEGGAARVQNLKLQGSTDGREFTDLTAARDIAFGAAGGHSATLSFDTAVTRHVRVVFTAGTGSARLAELEVYGPAEGDTRPPGTPRDLSRTALPDGRVQLDWRPPADGADGIAGYDVYADGRLHTGVAADVTTYADAPAPGESVTYRVRARDAAGNQSPDSAKVTARVGQTATTAAAEPAAPDPGTAAATAAAADPDLAGGKPVTASSHVHNFVAANANDGNRGTYWEGAGGAYPGTLTVALGANADVSAVVVQLNPDPIWGPRTQTFSVLGREQDATSFTTLKAGAQYAFDPATGNSVTVPVTGRVADLRLSFTGNTGAPAGQVGELQVLGTAAPNPDLEVTGLTHTPASPDETQSVTLAATVHNAGEEPAAATGVDFLLGGEPAGTAAVGTLAPGATQTVTANTGAHDAGEYAVAAVVDPDDTVVEQDEGNNEYTAPTPLRVSPVQSSDLVAASVDWTPSSATGGERVDFSVSLKNQGTQASASGSHPITLTLRNASGGTVTTLNGAHNGTIAAGATTAPVGLGSWTAANGSYTVEVTVAADANEVPVKRENNTSTESLFVGRGADMPYDTYEAEDGAVAGGAQVVGPNRTIGDVAGEASGRRAVTLDQTGESVEFTTRASTNTLVTRFSIPDAPGGGGIDATLNVYVDGTFHKAISLTSKYAWLYGAEASPGNSPGAGPARHIYDEANLMLDRTVPAGSKIRLQKDAANTTSYAIDFVSLEQVAPKANPDPAAYTVPAGVTHQDVQNALDRVRMDTTGQLKGVYLPPGEYQTSSKFQVYGKPVQVVGAGPWYTRFHAPAGQQNTDVGFRAEQAAAGSSFRGFAYFGNYTSRIDGPGKVFDFQNVSDITIDDIWNEHMVCLYWGANTDDITIGNSRIRNSFADAINMTNGSTGAHVVNNESRATGDDSFALFSAIDAGGSDMHSNVYENLTSLLTWRAAGIAVYGGYNNTFRNIRIADTLVYSGVTVSSLDFGYPMNGFGTQPTTLENITIERCGGHFWGAQTFPGIWLFSASKVFQGIRINNVDIVDPTYSGIMFQTNYVGGQPQFPIKDTILSDITISGARKSGDAFDAKSGFGLWANEMPEAGQGPAVGQVTFRGLTLRNNAQDIKNTTSTFSIDIQP, from the coding sequence ATGAGAAAGCACCGCTCGAGACATCGGCCCACCGTCGCCGCCCTCGCCACCGGACTGCTCCTGTTCGGCCTGCCGGTCCTCCCCGCCGTCGCCGCCGCCGGCTCCGACGCCGCCGCCGGCCGACCCGCCGCCGCGAGCAGCGCCGCCCCGCGGCACGCCGCGGCGGAAGTCACCGACGGCGACCAGGCCACGTACTGGCAGAGCCGGGGCACGGGCCCGCAGTGGGTGCAGACCGACCTCGGCCGGCAGGCACGCGTCGACGAGGTCGGGCTCCGACTGCCCGCGGACGCCGCCGTGCGCAAGCAGACGCTCGCCGTGCAGGGCAGCGCCGACGGCACCACCTTCCACACGCTGTCCGCCGAGGACACCCGCGCCTTCCGCCCCGCCGCGGACAACACCGTGAACGTACGGTTCCCCGCCTCCCTCACCCGCTACGTGCGCGTGCAGTTCGCCGGCACCACCGCAGAACGCCCCGCCCGCCTCGCCGAACTCACCGTGCACACCGCCGCGGACGGAGCCGCCGACCTCGCGGCGGGCCGCCCCCTCAAGGCCAGCAGCCACACCGGCGACCGCACCGCCGACCGGGCGGGCGACGGCGACCGCGACAGCTTCTGGCAGAGCGCGAAGAGCAAGCGCGAGCAGTGGTTGCGGACCGACCTCGGCGCCACCGTCGGCATCGACCGCGCCGTGCTCAAGCTCCCCGAGGGCGGCGCCGCCCGGGTGCAGAACCTCAAGCTCCAGGGCAGCACGGACGGGCGGGAGTTCACCGACCTGACCGCCGCCCGCGACATCGCCTTCGGCGCCGCCGGCGGCCACAGCGCGACCCTCTCCTTCGACACCGCCGTCACCCGCCACGTACGCGTCGTCTTCACCGCCGGCACCGGCAGCGCCCGGCTGGCCGAGCTGGAGGTCTACGGTCCGGCCGAGGGCGACACCCGGCCGCCCGGCACCCCCCGCGACCTCAGCCGCACCGCGCTGCCCGACGGCCGCGTCCAGCTCGACTGGCGGCCCCCGGCCGACGGCGCGGACGGCATCGCCGGCTATGACGTCTACGCCGACGGCCGGCTGCACACCGGCGTCGCCGCCGACGTGACGACGTACGCCGACGCCCCGGCGCCCGGCGAGTCGGTCACGTACCGCGTACGCGCCCGGGACGCCGCCGGCAACCAGTCGCCCGACAGTGCCAAGGTGACCGCCCGGGTCGGCCAGACTGCCACCACCGCCGCCGCGGAGCCCGCCGCACCGGACCCCGGCACCGCCGCCGCGACCGCGGCCGCCGCCGACCCCGACCTGGCCGGGGGCAAGCCGGTCACCGCCTCCTCCCACGTCCACAACTTCGTCGCCGCCAACGCCAACGACGGCAACCGCGGCACCTACTGGGAAGGCGCCGGCGGCGCCTATCCCGGCACCCTCACCGTCGCACTCGGCGCCAACGCCGACGTCAGCGCCGTCGTCGTCCAGCTCAACCCCGACCCCATCTGGGGCCCGCGCACCCAGACCTTCTCGGTCCTCGGCCGGGAGCAGGACGCCACCTCCTTCACCACCCTCAAGGCCGGCGCCCAGTACGCCTTCGACCCCGCCACCGGCAACAGCGTCACCGTCCCGGTGACCGGCCGCGTTGCCGACCTGCGGCTGTCGTTCACCGGCAACACCGGTGCCCCGGCGGGCCAGGTGGGCGAACTCCAGGTCCTCGGCACCGCCGCGCCCAACCCCGACCTGGAGGTCACCGGCCTCACCCACACCCCCGCAAGCCCCGACGAGACCCAGTCCGTCACCCTCGCCGCGACCGTGCACAACGCCGGCGAGGAGCCCGCTGCGGCCACCGGCGTCGACTTCCTGCTCGGCGGCGAACCGGCCGGCACCGCCGCCGTCGGCACGCTGGCCCCGGGCGCCACGCAGACCGTGACCGCGAACACCGGGGCGCACGACGCCGGCGAGTACGCCGTCGCCGCCGTCGTCGACCCCGACGACACCGTCGTCGAACAGGACGAGGGAAACAACGAGTACACCGCTCCCACCCCGCTCCGTGTCTCGCCGGTGCAGAGCAGCGACCTCGTCGCCGCCTCCGTGGACTGGACGCCCAGCTCCGCGACCGGCGGGGAGCGGGTCGACTTCTCCGTGTCGCTGAAGAACCAGGGCACCCAGGCGTCGGCGAGCGGCAGCCACCCGATCACCCTCACGCTGCGCAACGCCTCCGGCGGTACGGTCACCACGCTGAACGGCGCGCACAACGGCACCATCGCCGCCGGCGCCACCACCGCCCCCGTCGGCCTGGGCAGTTGGACGGCGGCCAACGGCTCGTACACCGTCGAGGTGACGGTCGCCGCCGACGCCAACGAGGTGCCGGTCAAGCGCGAGAACAACACCAGCACCGAGTCGCTGTTCGTCGGCCGCGGCGCCGACATGCCGTACGACACGTACGAGGCCGAGGACGGCGCCGTCGCCGGCGGCGCGCAGGTCGTCGGCCCGAACCGCACCATTGGCGACGTCGCGGGCGAGGCGTCCGGGCGGCGCGCGGTGACCCTCGACCAGACCGGCGAGTCCGTCGAGTTCACCACCAGGGCCAGCACGAACACCCTGGTCACCCGGTTCTCCATCCCCGACGCCCCGGGCGGCGGCGGCATCGACGCCACCCTGAACGTCTACGTCGACGGCACCTTCCACAAGGCCATCAGCCTCACCTCGAAGTACGCCTGGCTGTACGGGGCGGAAGCCAGCCCCGGCAACAGTCCCGGCGCAGGGCCCGCGCGGCACATCTACGACGAGGCGAACCTGATGCTGGACAGAACCGTGCCCGCCGGCAGCAAGATCCGGCTCCAGAAGGACGCGGCCAACACCACCAGCTACGCGATCGACTTCGTCAGCCTGGAGCAGGTCGCGCCGAAGGCCAACCCGGACCCGGCCGCGTACACCGTGCCCGCCGGGGTCACCCACCAGGACGTGCAGAACGCCCTGGACCGGGTGCGGATGGACACCACGGGACAGCTCAAGGGCGTCTACCTGCCGCCCGGCGAGTACCAGACGTCGAGCAAGTTCCAGGTGTACGGCAAGCCGGTGCAGGTCGTCGGCGCCGGACCCTGGTACACCCGCTTCCACGCGCCCGCGGGCCAGCAGAACACCGACGTCGGCTTCCGCGCCGAGCAGGCGGCGGCGGGATCCTCCTTCCGCGGCTTCGCCTACTTCGGCAACTACACCAGCCGCATCGACGGCCCCGGCAAGGTCTTCGACTTCCAGAACGTCTCGGACATCACGATCGACGACATCTGGAACGAGCACATGGTGTGCCTCTACTGGGGCGCCAACACCGACGACATCACCATCGGGAACTCCCGCATCCGCAACTCGTTCGCGGACGCCATCAACATGACCAACGGCAGCACCGGCGCCCACGTCGTCAACAACGAGTCCCGCGCCACCGGCGACGACAGCTTCGCGCTCTTCTCCGCGATCGACGCGGGCGGCTCCGACATGCACAGCAACGTCTACGAGAACCTGACCTCGCTGCTCACCTGGCGGGCCGCGGGCATCGCCGTCTACGGCGGCTACAACAACACCTTCCGCAACATCCGCATCGCCGACACCCTCGTCTACTCCGGAGTCACGGTCAGCTCGCTGGACTTCGGCTATCCGATGAACGGCTTCGGCACCCAGCCGACGACCCTGGAGAACATCACCATCGAACGCTGCGGCGGCCACTTCTGGGGCGCGCAGACCTTCCCGGGCATCTGGCTCTTCTCCGCCTCGAAGGTCTTCCAGGGCATCAGGATCAACAACGTCGACATCGTCGACCCGACGTACTCCGGGATCATGTTCCAGACCAACTACGTGGGAGGCCAGCCGCAGTTCCCGATCAAGGACACGATCCTCAGCGACATCACGATCTCCGGCGCCCGCAAGAGCGGTGACGCCTTCGACGCCAAGTCCGGCTTCGGCCTGTGGGCGAACGAGATGCCCGAGGCGGGCCAGGGCCCGGCCGTCGGCCAGGTCACGTTCCGCGGCCTGACCCTGAGGAACAACGCGCAGGACATCAAGAACACCACGTCCACCTTCAGCATCGACATCCAGCCCTGA
- a CDS encoding pirin family protein, which produces MSNLDMKPPVAACGGRADVTAEPVREVLEARHMPLGESTVVRRLLPNLGRRMVGAWCFVDHYGPDDIAGEPGMQVPPHPHTGLQTVSWLHDGEVLHRDSLGSLQPVRPRELGLMTAGRAIAHSEESPRDHSRLLHGAQLWVALPGAHRATAPAFEHHAELPHVAGGGLTATVILGELAGAASPGTTYTPIVGADVTLAAGTEARLPVEPDYEYAVLTMSGEAEVDGLRLAPESMVYLGCGRTELPLRADVDSSLMLLGGEPFAERIVMWWNFVGRHHDEIDRARTEWMSGTGFGEVHGYEGPRLEAPPLPPTPLKPR; this is translated from the coding sequence ATGAGCAATCTCGACATGAAGCCCCCGGTCGCCGCCTGCGGCGGCCGGGCGGACGTGACGGCGGAGCCGGTGCGCGAGGTGCTGGAGGCGCGCCACATGCCGCTGGGCGAGAGCACGGTGGTGCGGCGGCTGCTGCCGAACCTCGGCCGGCGGATGGTCGGCGCCTGGTGCTTCGTCGACCACTACGGCCCCGACGACATCGCGGGCGAGCCGGGGATGCAGGTGCCGCCGCACCCGCACACGGGGCTGCAGACCGTGAGCTGGCTGCACGACGGCGAGGTCCTGCACCGCGACAGCCTGGGCAGCCTGCAGCCGGTGCGGCCGCGGGAGCTGGGGCTGATGACGGCGGGGCGGGCCATCGCCCACTCGGAGGAATCGCCGCGCGACCACTCGCGGCTGCTGCACGGCGCACAACTGTGGGTCGCGCTCCCCGGCGCCCACCGCGCCACCGCGCCCGCCTTCGAGCACCACGCGGAGCTGCCGCACGTGGCCGGCGGCGGCCTGACGGCGACGGTGATCCTCGGCGAGCTGGCCGGCGCGGCGTCCCCGGGGACGACGTACACGCCGATCGTCGGCGCCGACGTCACCCTGGCGGCGGGCACGGAGGCGCGGCTGCCGGTGGAGCCCGACTACGAGTACGCGGTGCTGACGATGTCCGGCGAGGCGGAGGTCGACGGGCTGCGGCTGGCGCCGGAGTCCATGGTCTACCTGGGCTGCGGCCGTACGGAGCTGCCGCTGCGCGCCGACGTGGACAGCTCGCTGATGCTGCTGGGTGGCGAGCCGTTCGCGGAACGGATCGTGATGTGGTGGAACTTCGTGGGCCGCCACCACGACGAGATCGACCGGGCCCGTACGGAGTGGATGAGCGGCACCGGCTTCGGCGAGGTCCACGGCTACGAAGGCCCCCGGCTGGAGGCGCCGCCGCTGCCGCCGACGCCGCTCAAGCCGCGCTGA
- a CDS encoding RICIN domain-containing protein, which produces MPPPLNRRHFLHASAAGAGALALGATGLPAHAYGPAAGGPARTPYAAAAFGKLPLGSVTARGWLAGQLGTLLGGLFGRYDRISHFLDHDGSGWVHPDRAGWEEVTYWLRGYVSLAALTGDAAAQATARRWIDAILATGQPDGFFGPARLRTALNGGPDFWPYLPLLQALRSHEEFTGDERIVPFVLPFLRYMNAQGKGAFDSSWVSKRWGDGIDIAYWLHARTGEDFLLELTDKMHRWGGNWVDNFPDLHNVNVAQGFREPAQYALRAGDAGLTRATYRGYERILAEYGQFPGGGFAGDENARPGFGDPRQGFETCGIVEFMASHELLTRITGDALWADRCEELAFNLLPAATDPAGRGVHYATSANSIDLDDVRKNDGQFQNGFAMQSFQPGVDQYRCCPHNYGMGWPYFTEELWLSTPDGGLAAAMYAPCEVRTRVRGTDVTITEETDYPFTETVTLRVGAARKVPFTLRLRVPGWCDAPEVTVNGRPVAAAPGPGFVPVERTWSGGDTVVLRLPQRTSVRVWDANGGAVSVDRGPLTYSLRIGESYERTGGSDDFPHFAVHATTPWNYALAPDAPAGLAFHRDDGPLTGDPFTHEHTPVRITAPARRLPEWVADRQHVVAPLQQSPARSTEAPETVTLIPMGAARLRITAFPTAGPDGTPWTPEAPHHRVQNKHSGKVLAVDRMSLSDGARVHQFDNSGTSDHSWQLLERGDGLLVIRNGHSGKVLAVDGASTANSAPVVQYGDDGAPDHLWRIVPDADGWFRIRNEHSGKVLGVDGMSTANSAQVVQYDDNGTADHLWRLVAAPG; this is translated from the coding sequence ATGCCTCCTCCGCTGAACCGCCGCCACTTCCTGCACGCCTCCGCCGCCGGGGCTGGCGCGCTCGCCCTCGGCGCCACCGGCCTCCCGGCCCACGCGTACGGGCCCGCCGCCGGCGGGCCGGCGCGCACCCCGTACGCGGCCGCCGCCTTCGGCAAGCTGCCGCTCGGCAGCGTCACCGCGCGCGGCTGGCTCGCCGGGCAGCTCGGCACCCTCCTCGGCGGACTCTTCGGCCGCTACGACCGGATCTCCCACTTCCTCGACCACGACGGCTCCGGCTGGGTCCACCCCGACCGGGCCGGCTGGGAGGAGGTCACGTACTGGCTGCGCGGCTACGTCTCGCTCGCCGCGCTCACCGGCGATGCCGCCGCGCAGGCGACCGCCCGCCGCTGGATCGACGCCATCCTCGCCACCGGGCAGCCCGACGGCTTCTTCGGCCCCGCCCGGCTGCGCACGGCGCTCAACGGCGGCCCCGACTTCTGGCCGTACCTGCCGCTGCTCCAGGCGCTGCGCAGCCACGAGGAGTTCACCGGCGACGAGCGGATCGTGCCGTTCGTGCTGCCGTTCCTGCGGTACATGAACGCGCAGGGCAAGGGCGCGTTCGACTCCAGTTGGGTGTCCAAGCGGTGGGGCGACGGCATCGACATCGCGTACTGGCTGCACGCCCGCACCGGCGAGGACTTCCTGCTGGAGCTGACGGACAAGATGCACCGGTGGGGCGGGAACTGGGTGGACAACTTCCCGGACCTGCACAACGTCAACGTCGCGCAGGGCTTCCGGGAGCCCGCGCAGTACGCGCTGCGCGCCGGCGACGCCGGTCTCACCCGGGCCACGTACCGCGGCTACGAGCGGATCCTCGCGGAGTACGGGCAGTTCCCCGGCGGCGGCTTCGCCGGCGACGAGAACGCCAGGCCCGGCTTCGGCGACCCCCGGCAGGGCTTCGAGACCTGCGGCATCGTCGAGTTCATGGCCAGCCACGAGCTGCTGACCCGGATCACCGGCGACGCGCTGTGGGCCGACCGCTGCGAGGAGCTGGCGTTCAACCTGCTGCCCGCCGCCACCGACCCGGCGGGCCGCGGCGTGCACTACGCGACGAGCGCCAACTCGATCGACCTGGACGACGTGCGCAAGAACGACGGCCAGTTCCAGAACGGCTTCGCGATGCAGTCGTTCCAGCCGGGCGTCGACCAGTACCGCTGCTGCCCGCACAACTACGGCATGGGCTGGCCGTACTTCACCGAGGAGCTGTGGCTGAGCACGCCGGACGGCGGGCTGGCGGCGGCGATGTACGCGCCGTGCGAGGTGCGCACCCGGGTGCGCGGCACCGACGTGACGATCACCGAGGAGACGGACTACCCGTTCACCGAGACCGTGACCCTGCGGGTCGGCGCCGCCCGCAAGGTGCCCTTCACGCTGCGGCTGCGCGTGCCCGGCTGGTGCGACGCGCCGGAGGTGACGGTCAACGGGCGGCCGGTGGCGGCAGCTCCCGGACCGGGCTTCGTCCCGGTGGAGCGGACCTGGTCGGGCGGCGACACCGTCGTGCTGCGGCTGCCGCAGCGCACGTCGGTGCGGGTGTGGGACGCCAACGGCGGCGCGGTGAGCGTCGACCGGGGGCCGCTGACGTACTCGCTGCGCATCGGCGAGTCGTACGAGCGCACCGGCGGCAGCGACGACTTCCCGCACTTCGCCGTGCACGCCACCACCCCGTGGAACTACGCCCTGGCCCCGGACGCCCCGGCGGGCCTGGCGTTCCACCGCGACGACGGGCCGCTGACCGGCGACCCGTTCACCCACGAGCACACCCCGGTGCGCATCACCGCGCCCGCGCGCCGGCTGCCGGAGTGGGTCGCCGACCGGCAGCACGTCGTCGCGCCGTTGCAGCAGAGCCCGGCCCGTAGTACGGAGGCGCCGGAGACGGTGACGCTGATCCCCATGGGCGCGGCCCGGCTGCGGATCACGGCGTTCCCGACCGCCGGCCCGGACGGCACGCCGTGGACACCGGAGGCCCCTCACCACCGGGTGCAGAACAAGCACAGCGGCAAGGTGCTGGCGGTCGACCGGATGTCGCTGTCGGACGGCGCACGGGTCCACCAGTTCGACAACTCGGGCACGTCCGACCACTCCTGGCAGTTGCTGGAGCGGGGCGACGGGCTGCTGGTGATCCGCAACGGGCACAGCGGCAAGGTCCTCGCCGTCGACGGCGCCTCGACGGCGAACAGCGCGCCCGTCGTGCAGTACGGGGACGACGGCGCGCCGGACCACCTGTGGCGGATCGTGCCCGACGCGGACGGCTGGTTCCGCATCCGCAACGAGCACAGCGGCAAGGTGCTCGGCGTGGACGGCATGTCGACGGCGAACAGCGCGCAGGTGGTGCAGTACGACGACAACGGCACCGCGGACCACCTGTGGCGGCTGGTCGCGGCGCCGGGGTGA